A region of Ignatzschineria larvae DSM 13226 DNA encodes the following proteins:
- a CDS encoding N-acetylmuramoyl-L-alanine amidase — translation MGQQFRGRAYSFWRKFFCLLLLNLFVLGQSAFAATVVGTGKAEQRNGEMLITFPLSQQIKFNSFRLQNPHRLVIDIPNAQLQRKVTALPISSGVVAGVRLGTQQGTDLRIVVDLNNASVPASAAVVRGHAGYELVIAVGLSAGSVQQDLAAAGQTVVTKPQEIQVAKSVPKKNILIVIDPGHGGKDPGAHGKAGTREKDVVLQIAKILQTKINQQPNMKAILTRNNDTFIPLRERVLIARRNKADMFISIHADAGSSKADGASVYILSTSGASSEAARLLAQAENQSDLIGGVKISDKDNAIASMLLDLSQEATIESSNALGKHILKNLSRHANLHKRQVERAGFAVLKAPDIPSVLVETGFISNPKEEQNLRSKKHQTRLAEDILQGIKDYYKERPATELVYKTVVQKQDNSRLQPQVPTPKLVAPKVTPQAEIKMPELRLESSSQGAVTNITERSVTASVAEPPPMSIGVQFPEPSAPIELISNSTTKEYLTQRGESLADIARKYGISESTLKRANNLPDNQLRVPVGTRLVIPQ, via the coding sequence ATGGGACAACAATTTCGAGGACGCGCTTATTCTTTTTGGAGGAAGTTTTTCTGTTTATTGCTATTGAATTTATTTGTGTTAGGGCAGAGTGCTTTTGCCGCAACAGTCGTCGGGACGGGAAAGGCAGAGCAGCGTAATGGCGAGATGTTAATTACATTTCCCTTGAGTCAACAGATTAAATTCAATAGCTTCCGGCTACAAAATCCGCATCGCTTAGTGATTGATATTCCGAATGCACAATTGCAACGGAAAGTGACCGCATTACCCATCTCATCAGGTGTTGTTGCCGGCGTGCGACTTGGAACACAACAGGGGACTGATTTACGGATTGTCGTTGATTTGAATAATGCCTCCGTACCTGCAAGTGCCGCTGTTGTTAGAGGTCATGCAGGTTATGAACTTGTGATAGCTGTGGGTTTAAGTGCGGGTAGTGTGCAGCAAGATTTAGCAGCCGCTGGGCAAACAGTGGTGACAAAACCTCAAGAGATTCAAGTAGCGAAAAGCGTACCGAAGAAGAATATTTTGATCGTCATCGATCCCGGTCATGGCGGGAAAGATCCGGGTGCTCATGGTAAGGCTGGTACAAGAGAGAAAGATGTGGTCTTGCAAATTGCTAAGATTCTGCAAACCAAGATTAATCAACAGCCGAATATGAAGGCGATTTTGACGCGTAATAATGATACTTTTATTCCACTTCGGGAGCGAGTTTTGATTGCGCGTCGCAATAAGGCGGATATGTTTATCTCAATTCACGCAGATGCAGGTTCCTCTAAAGCCGATGGCGCTTCCGTTTATATTCTTTCAACAAGTGGCGCTTCGAGTGAAGCTGCGCGTCTTTTAGCGCAAGCCGAGAATCAGTCGGATCTCATTGGGGGCGTTAAAATCTCTGATAAAGATAATGCCATTGCCTCGATGTTGTTAGACTTATCGCAAGAAGCGACGATTGAATCTTCTAATGCATTAGGGAAACATATTCTTAAAAATCTAAGTAGACACGCGAACCTTCATAAGCGACAAGTAGAACGGGCGGGGTTTGCGGTATTAAAAGCGCCGGATATCCCTTCGGTATTAGTGGAAACAGGCTTTATCTCTAACCCAAAAGAAGAGCAGAATCTACGCAGTAAAAAACATCAAACCCGCTTAGCAGAGGATATTTTACAGGGGATTAAAGATTACTATAAAGAGCGACCTGCAACGGAGCTTGTCTATAAAACAGTGGTTCAAAAACAGGATAATTCCCGTTTACAACCGCAAGTACCTACGCCGAAGTTAGTGGCGCCGAAAGTGACGCCACAAGCTGAGATTAAAATGCCAGAGTTGCGTTTAGAATCGAGTAGCCAAGGAGCGGTCACCAATATCACTGAGCGCTCTGTGACAGCTTCAGTTGCAGAACCACCACCTATGAGTATTGGTGTACAATTCCCAGAACCTTCGGCACCAATAGAGTTGATCTCAAATAGCACAACGAAAGAGTATTTGACACAGCGTGGTGAGAGTTTAGCGGATATTGCAAGGAAATATGGCATTAGTGAAAGCACTTTAAAGCGGGCGAATAACTTGCCGGATAATCAATTACGTGTTCCTGTTGGTACTAGATTAGTTATTCCTCAATAG
- a CDS encoding metal ABC transporter permease has protein sequence MMIESIILVPLHYPFMQQALLGAMIAGIVCAVLSCYLILKGWALMGDAISHAVLPGIVIAFTLGIPIVIGAFISGLFCAVATGYIRANSRVKEDAVLGIVFSGLFALGLFLFTFVKTDQHLNHVLFGNILGILPSELWQIIIIAIITLVIIAVKRKDFMLYSFDPVQAQVIGLPVKLLHYTLLILLALSIVASLQAVGVILVIAMLVAPGIIGFLMTKRFPIMMLIAIISAILSSFIGVLVSFHIDAETGPCIVLTQAALFLIAFCYNRTRGYIITARKRAAA, from the coding sequence ATCATGATTGAATCAATCATTTTAGTGCCACTTCACTATCCCTTTATGCAACAAGCCTTACTCGGTGCGATGATCGCCGGCATTGTTTGTGCTGTACTCTCTTGTTACCTCATTCTTAAAGGTTGGGCACTGATGGGAGATGCTATTTCTCATGCGGTATTACCCGGAATTGTCATTGCATTTACCCTCGGGATTCCGATTGTGATCGGCGCCTTTATCTCTGGGCTTTTTTGCGCTGTTGCAACGGGTTATATTAGGGCGAATAGCCGAGTTAAAGAAGATGCGGTATTAGGAATAGTCTTCTCCGGACTCTTTGCACTGGGGCTCTTTCTCTTTACTTTCGTTAAAACCGATCAGCACCTCAATCATGTGCTTTTTGGTAATATCCTTGGGATTCTACCGTCAGAATTATGGCAAATTATTATTATCGCCATTATTACGCTAGTAATTATTGCTGTAAAACGGAAAGATTTTATGCTCTACAGCTTCGATCCTGTTCAAGCACAGGTAATTGGCCTACCGGTGAAACTGCTTCACTATACGCTTCTGATTCTTTTAGCGCTCAGCATTGTGGCATCTCTACAAGCAGTCGGCGTTATTCTCGTCATTGCGATGTTAGTCGCCCCCGGCATTATCGGTTTTTTGATGACTAAACGCTTTCCGATTATGATGCTCATTGCCATTATCTCGGCGATTCTCTCCTCTTTTATCGGGGTATTAGTCAGTTTTCATATCGATGCAGAAACCGGCCCTTGTATTGTCTTAACACAAGCGGCGCTCTTCTTAATTGCCTTTTGCTATAATCGTACTCGAGGCTATATCATTACTGCACGAAAAAGAGCGGCGGCTTAA
- a CDS encoding metal ABC transporter permease — translation MSLAILLEPFEYQYMVKAIIMCLLVGAACAFLSTYLVLKGWSLMGDALSHSVVPGVAGAYALNLPYAIGAFFTGILAALAMGLVKHFTKLREDAIIGLVFSSFFAAGLLIISLNPTHINVNSIIFGNVLGISDGDAWQATIITIIAIGVLFFYWKDLMLLFFDEVQASTIGLPVHRLKILFFVLLSACTVAALQTVGAILVIAMVITPGATAYLLTDRFGVMLSLSILIGALTSFIGAYVSFFLPGGSTGSLIVVLQSSVFLFAFLFAPKHGQLAKRRAIRIAQDNNTQEVSS, via the coding sequence ATGTCCTTAGCAATATTACTCGAACCCTTTGAATACCAATATATGGTTAAAGCGATTATTATGTGCCTTTTAGTCGGCGCAGCCTGTGCTTTTCTCTCCACTTATTTAGTACTCAAAGGCTGGTCATTAATGGGGGATGCGCTCTCTCACTCCGTTGTACCAGGGGTTGCCGGCGCTTATGCGCTTAATCTCCCTTATGCAATTGGGGCATTTTTTACCGGAATCTTAGCGGCGCTGGCAATGGGGCTTGTAAAGCATTTTACCAAACTCCGAGAAGATGCCATTATTGGTCTTGTCTTTAGTAGCTTTTTTGCAGCAGGGTTACTGATCATTTCGCTCAATCCTACCCATATTAATGTCAATTCTATTATCTTTGGTAATGTACTTGGTATTTCTGATGGTGATGCCTGGCAAGCAACCATTATTACTATTATTGCTATCGGCGTACTCTTCTTCTACTGGAAAGATCTTATGCTTCTCTTCTTCGATGAAGTACAAGCCTCTACAATTGGCTTACCAGTTCATCGCCTGAAAATCCTCTTCTTTGTATTATTAAGCGCTTGTACTGTCGCAGCGCTACAAACAGTGGGCGCTATTCTGGTCATTGCAATGGTTATTACACCGGGTGCTACAGCTTATCTATTAACCGATCGCTTTGGCGTAATGTTGAGCTTGTCAATTCTTATAGGCGCACTCACTAGCTTCATCGGCGCTTATGTCAGTTTCTTTCTTCCCGGCGGTTCAACAGGAAGTCTCATTGTTGTTTTACAATCGAGTGTATTCCTCTTTGCCTTTCTCTTTGCGCCTAAACATGGACAACTTGCAAAAAGACGCGCCATTCGGATTGCACAAGATAATAACACTCAGGAGGTATCATCATGA
- a CDS encoding metal ABC transporter substrate-binding protein yields the protein MLLSSLFALASGISFAKEPFKVITTFTIIQDIAQNIAGDAAIVESITKPGAEIHDYQPTPKDLVKAQDAQLILWNGLNLERWFERFFQSIRNVPSVVVTEGITPLSIYEGDYEGMPNPHAWMSPNNALVYIENIRKALVEYDPDNAETYNANAARYAEEIKALDAPLRAKLDQIPEEKRWLVTSEGAFGYLAQDYNLKEAYLWPINADEEGSPQQVKRLIDTIRANQIPVLFSESTISDKPAKQVAKETGAQYGGVLYVDSLSEENGPVPTYIDLLQTTVETIVKGFNLE from the coding sequence ATGCTATTGAGTAGCTTGTTTGCGCTGGCAAGTGGAATATCTTTTGCCAAGGAACCTTTTAAAGTTATCACAACCTTTACCATCATTCAAGATATTGCCCAAAATATAGCGGGTGATGCGGCGATTGTGGAATCCATTACCAAGCCCGGCGCGGAAATTCATGATTATCAACCGACCCCGAAAGACTTAGTAAAGGCGCAAGATGCGCAACTTATTCTCTGGAATGGTCTGAATCTAGAGCGTTGGTTTGAACGCTTCTTCCAAAGTATTCGCAATGTTCCCTCTGTGGTCGTCACTGAAGGGATTACGCCGCTCTCTATCTATGAAGGTGACTATGAAGGTATGCCTAACCCTCACGCCTGGATGAGCCCCAATAATGCCCTTGTCTATATTGAGAATATTCGTAAAGCACTCGTTGAATATGATCCTGATAATGCCGAAACTTATAATGCTAATGCGGCACGTTATGCCGAAGAGATTAAAGCACTCGATGCCCCTCTTCGTGCTAAGCTTGATCAAATCCCTGAAGAGAAACGCTGGTTAGTCACTAGTGAAGGAGCCTTTGGTTATTTAGCACAAGATTATAATCTTAAGGAAGCTTATCTCTGGCCGATCAATGCCGATGAAGAAGGCTCACCACAGCAAGTTAAAAGATTAATTGATACCATCCGCGCCAATCAAATCCCGGTACTTTTTAGTGAAAGTACCATCTCCGATAAACCAGCGAAACAAGTCGCTAAAGAGACAGGCGCACAATATGGTGGCGTACTCTATGTCGACTCTCTCTCTGAAGAGAATGGTCCTGTTCCCACCTATATCGATCTATTACAAACCACTGTTGAAACTATTGTGAAAGGATTTAACTTAGAATGA
- a CDS encoding iron-containing alcohol dehydrogenase, whose protein sequence is MIAKTTLVPQTYHGWNACQKLPEIIDKLAVRNIMLIADPFLIKSGQIEQFTTLLAQYQIAIFSEIEPEPSLTLGERIVEFARQNEADLIIGIGGGSALDLAKLVAVLATHEGKVADYLNLSGHLTLTHKGLPSIMIPTTSGTGSEVTNISVLSLESSKDVIAHDYLLADIAILDPALTQSVPPRVTAATGIDALTHAVEAYLSINADPISDQFSLKAISLIYHSLPKAYADGHDVEARTDMSYGSYLAGLAFFNAGVAGVHALAYPLGGQFHISHGESNALLLPYVLEYISDACEARLCDIGKVIGLDLGRLTIPEGAKLTIIALQQLVKTVNIPNSLQEFAIEERHLEGLTVDALKQTRLLVRSPLKLEKEDIFTIYNAAYNGGF, encoded by the coding sequence ATGATTGCGAAAACAACGCTCGTGCCCCAAACCTATCATGGTTGGAATGCTTGCCAAAAACTCCCGGAAATCATCGACAAACTAGCGGTACGTAATATTATGCTTATTGCCGATCCTTTTCTCATTAAAAGTGGTCAGATCGAACAATTCACAACCCTGCTTGCCCAATATCAAATAGCCATTTTCTCAGAGATAGAACCCGAGCCCAGTCTTACTCTAGGCGAACGTATTGTGGAATTTGCTCGGCAAAATGAAGCAGACCTTATTATCGGCATCGGTGGTGGCAGCGCTTTAGATTTAGCAAAACTGGTGGCGGTACTCGCCACTCATGAGGGGAAAGTCGCCGATTATCTTAATTTAAGTGGTCATTTAACCTTAACCCATAAAGGCCTCCCCTCTATTATGATTCCGACCACGTCAGGTACCGGTTCAGAAGTCACCAATATTTCTGTGCTCTCGTTAGAATCAAGTAAAGATGTCATTGCCCACGATTATCTCTTAGCCGATATCGCCATTTTAGATCCGGCATTAACACAAAGCGTGCCCCCAAGAGTCACAGCGGCAACCGGCATTGATGCCCTCACGCATGCTGTTGAAGCCTATCTCTCAATCAATGCCGATCCTATTAGCGATCAGTTTTCCCTTAAAGCGATTTCTCTAATCTATCATTCATTGCCCAAAGCGTATGCAGATGGTCATGATGTCGAAGCCCGTACAGATATGAGTTATGGCAGTTACCTCGCCGGCCTTGCGTTCTTTAATGCAGGCGTTGCGGGCGTTCATGCACTGGCCTATCCTCTCGGCGGACAATTCCATATTAGTCATGGCGAATCAAATGCGCTTCTGCTCCCTTATGTGCTTGAGTATATTAGCGATGCTTGTGAAGCAAGATTATGTGATATTGGTAAAGTCATCGGCCTTGATCTTGGAAGATTAACAATCCCTGAAGGGGCAAAATTGACTATTATTGCCCTACAGCAATTAGTTAAAACAGTGAATATCCCTAATTCCCTACAAGAATTTGCCATTGAAGAGCGCCATTTAGAAGGTTTAACAGTTGATGCATTAAAACAAACACGTCTTTTAGTAAGAAGTCCCCTGAAGTTAGAGAAAGAGGATATCTTCACTATCTATAACGCGGCTTATAATGGGGGGTTCTAA